The Dethiosulfovibrio peptidovorans DSM 11002 nucleotide sequence GGACTGTAGCTACCTGGCTCGACTCATAAAGGAGAGCGACGTGGACCTGTTGGCCCTGCAGGAGATAGAGGGCGACGCTACTATGAGGTTTTTCGTGACCAAATTCCTGCCCGGATGGGCTTATTCGGGCAACGACACTGGAGGCAGGCAGGACCTCTATTTTCTATGGCGGAAGGACAGTGTTCGAATCTTGGACGGCCCCGTTGTTTACGGCGCCAACGGGTCCTTCCGGTTCGAGGGAAAAAGCTATCGTCTCCACGACAGGCCTCCAATGGTGGGACTCTTCCTGGATATCGAGGGAGACAGACGGTTCCACATGGTCAACGTCCATCTAAAGAGCCAGAGTACCAGGGGCAAGGACGATCAGGACAGGGCGAAGCGTTACAACGATTTCAAGAGAGGGGCTCAGATCGACGGTATAAACGGTATAGTCGGTTCTCTCAAGGGGCCGGTCTTCATCCTAGGCGATTACAACGTGGACGATCCAAAGGGAACGAACTTTCCCCTTCTCTCCCTGCCGAAGGGGAGCTACAGCTACGACGATAGAAAGAGCCGTCTGGATTACATAGGCTACCTCGGCATAGAGAAGTCCGATTCATGGAGGCTCTTTGAGGTGGAGACGTCGATCCCCGCCAGATCTACTAAAAGAAGTCAGAGCCCCGATCACGATATGGTGCTTTTGGACCTGAACTGGGATGGAAGCCCATCCTCGAAGAAAGACATCAATGACGTGGAGAAAAGGGAACAGATCGTCTACGTGACGGAAACGGGTAAAAAGTATCATTCCAAGGGATGCTCGTATCTGAAGGGCAAGGGAGAGCCATTGTCGTTGGATAAGGCTAAATCCCTGGGGTATTCTCCCTGTTCCCGTTGTAATCCCCCTAAATAGTTTTTGGTTTTTTTGATGGATTCGATATATACTGATATATATAGCTTGTATGGGATTGTCTTTTTTCCGAGATAAGAGTGAAAGGGAGGGCTTTATTTGTCTCGTAGTATCGTTTCCAAATTGGGGGTTCTGACGGCATTCAGTTTAATCCTGTCGATAGGGGCCCTGGCCTTCGTTGCCATCAGAGGTGTGGGGAATATGTCCCTTTCCGTCGGTTCCGTGGCTGAACGTATGTTGAACGAGGACATAGAGAACAAGAACGCCATGAGCGCCAAGGGAGCCGAGGATTACGGGAAGGCCATGTCGAGCTATCTGGCCTGGATATCCGCCGCCCCTCTGTGGAACTTCAACGAGGAGTCGCTGTCGGATTACGCTGCCGGGATGTTGGAGGTTCCCAACGTCGCCTATGCCGTGATCTACGACGACGGCGGTGCGGTGGCGGCGGGAGAGAAGCCCGAGGGGCGCGGCTTTTCCCCCTTCAAGGCAGATATCGTCCACGAGGGAGAGGTCATCGGCTCCGTGGAGGTCGGTCTCGATCTGTCCTATCTGGGAGATCTTAAAAAGGGTAGCGAGGAGACCAGAGATCACCTGATAGCCGAGTTCAACCGACAGGCCTCCGAGACTGAGAGGTCCATAAGGAACAGGACCGTAACCATATCGATAGTGTTGCTGTCCGCCGTGTTGGCATTGAACGTTTTCGTTCTTCTAAGGGTCGCCTCGCCTCTTCGGAAGATGACCGAGGTCGTCAGGGACCTCGGTGAGGGAGAGGGAGACCTCACGGTCCGGATGGACATAAAGACCTCCGACGAGGTCGGCAGGCTCTGCGGCTCGTTGAACCAGTTTATGGACAAGCTTTCGACTCTCGTGGTCGACATGATGTCCATCGCTCGAAGGCTCGGGGAGGATTCCCACGTCTTGGCGGAGAGATCGCAGAGCTCTCTCGGCACGATAGATACGGTGAAATCCTCGATGGAGGAAATTATGGGGCTCTCTCAGACCAACGCTGCCGCTGTGGAGGAGTCCAACGCCGGGGTAGAGGAGATGGCCGCCACAGCCGAGTCCGTGGCGAAGGCCTCGGAACGGGGAGTGGAAGCCTCGTCCAAGACCTATAAGTTCACCGAAGGCGTCTCGGTGCAGATGGAGCAGGTGGTGCAGGACATAAACGGTGTCAGCGTCAAATCTCAGGAGAACAGGAAAAAGATGTCCTCTCTGGAGAACGCGGTGGAGTCCATAACCGATTTCGTGGGGGCCATAACTGGTATAGCCGATCAGACCAACCTGCTGGCTCTCAACGCCGCCATCGAGGCTGCCAGGGCGGGAGACGCCGGAAAAGGTTTCGCCGTGGTCGCCGAGGAGGTTCGCAAGCTCGCCGAGGAGTCCAATTCCGCTGCTCAGGAGATATCCTCCCTGATAGAGACTCTGTCGGTCTACGCCAAGGAATCAATCCAGGGGACGGTCGAGGAGGAGGAGATCCTGGGTAAGGTGGTGGATCGGGCCGATAGGCTCAGGAACGATCTAGCCTCCAGCATGAAGGAGATCGAGGCGGTTGATGGCGTCATGAACGAGGTCTCAGAGCTGAGCAAGGCTCAGTCTATGTCCAGCACGGAGATGGCCAACGCCGTGGACAGCATAGCTAAGGGAACCTCCGAGATAGTCGAACGTCTGGGCGATATCGGAGGGGTTACCGAGGAGGCCAAGAACGCTTTCGAATCGGTGGTTTCCCAGACAGAGGTTCTTTTGGAGGGGATGGAGCAGCTTAGAAGGCATCTGGATCAGTTCAAAGTGTGATCCCTATGGTCCGGATGGCCGATAGGAGGTGTCTCTAATGGATTTGATGGAGCTTTACCGCGAGCTGAAGGGCAGGACTTTCGTCGATCTCACCCACTCGTTTTGTCCCGGAATACCCCACTATCCCGCTCTTCACGATATGGAGAGGCGAGACCTCTATACGGTGGAAAACGACGGGTTCTGGGTGGAGAAGATGACTTTGGTGGGGCAATGGGGAACTCACGTCGATTCTCCGAGACACTTTGTCCCGGGAGGAAGGACGGTGGATCTTATCGATGTGAAGGAGATGTTCCTGCCTCTGGTCGTCCTGGACCTCTCTCGGGATGTCTCGGAAAATCCGGACAGATGTCTCTCCAGAGAGGATATTATCGCCTGGGAGGACTCCTACGGCAGGATCCCTGAGGGGTGCTTTTTCGCCCTCAGGACCGACTGGTCCAAACGCTGGCCCGACTGCGATGCCATGGACAACAAGGACGAGAAGGGCATTGCACATTATCCCGGGTATAGTCTGGATTCCCTCAGGTTCCTCTACGAGGAGAGGGGAGTGACTGCATCGGGACACGAGACCGCCGATACGGACTGCGGTGTCGACTCTTCCAACGGTAACATGGTCTGCGAGCATTACGTTCTGGCCCAGGATCGCTATCAGATAGAGCTGATGGCGAATCTGGATAAGGTGCCGCCTAAAGGGGCTCTGATAGTGGCGGCTTTTCCGAAGCTTAAGGATGGTTCGGGCTTCCCCGCCCGCTGCTTCGCCATACTTCCCTGATCTGTCTCCGTAACAATCGGAGGGAGAGCGATATCGCTCTCCCTCCGATTGTTTCTCTAGTCCTTGAGATATCTATCGAACCAACGGGAGATCTCCTCCAGACGAGCCAGTCTCTCCCGTGGTTTTCCCCCTCGACTTAGCTCGTGGTTTTCTCCCTTGAAGACGCATATTTTGCTGCCCACTCCGTGGCGCTTAAGGGCGGTGAACATCTGAAGCCCCTGGGACAGCTCGCACCGATAGTCCTCATCTGAGTGGATGAATAAAGTCGGAGTTGTCGCGCGGTCCGCGTATTTCAAAGGTGAATGCCACCATAGCTTCTCGACGTCGTCCCATATGTCGGCGTCCTGCTGGTCAGGGACGAAATAGTATCCTATGTCGGAGATCCCGGCCTTGGAGATCCAGTTGGAAATGCTTCTCTGGGAGACAGCGGCCTTGAATCGGTCGGTGTGGCCTATTATCCAGTTGGTCATATAGCCTCCGTAGGACCCTCCAGTAACCCCCATGCGGTCTTCGTCCACGAAGGGCAGTTTTTCCACCTCGTCCGTGAAGGCCATGATGTCTTCGTAGTCCACCGTGCCGTATTTACCCCTGATATCGTCGAAGTCGTTGCCCTTGCCGTCGCTTCCCCTGGGGTTGCAGAAGGCCACCACGTAGCCTCTGGCGGCCCAGAGCTGCATCTCGTGAAAATACACCTCGCCGAATGCAGTCTTGGGGCCCCCGTGTATGTGGATTATGGCGGGATACCTCTCTCCTTCTCTGTAATCCGTGGGTTTCATGATCCATCCGTCTATGGGGCAACCCGGGTCGGAACGGCTCGCCAAGGGCTCGGGAACGGACAGTATCCTATCGGACGTCGTCCATCCGTTGAAGCCCGAGACCCTGCGCTCCTCTCCGCTCTCAACGATGTAGAGCTCCTGGAGGGCGAGCCCCTTTAATCCGATCACGGCGGCCTTCCTTCCGCTTACATGGTAATCGTCCACGGAGGAGATTTTTTCGGTCTCCTGAACGATCTTTCCCGACAGGTCCAGAGAGTGTAGATGCGACTCGATTCCGTCGGTGGAGACGAACCAGATCTTGCCGCTGTCCACGAAGAAGGCCAGGTTGAGATCGGAGGTTCCGTAACGGCAGTCGCAGCCTACGGAGTTTCTGAGTCCTCTGTCGAGTCCGGGTGTGATCTCTCTCGGAACGCCGTCTTTGAGCACATGGAAGGCGACGTTCTCGTTTATGCCGTGTCTGTCGAGTTTCGACCCCGTGAGCACCACGGATTCGTCCAGATAGTCGGCGCACTTGCAGGCGAAGGCCCCGTCGGGGATCAACTCGTCGATCTCCCCTGTTTTCAGGTCCAGCTCCCTGAGGCCGCTCCTTATGGGCCTTACGTCGGTGAAGTCCGGGCCGGTTATCAGGACCTTGGTCTTGTCTGGGGAGAGCCTGTAGCGATCCACGTCCAGCGTGTCGGGGGTCAGCTTTCTGGCTTCGCCACCCCTTTCGTAGATGTACAGAGCCGTTCTCTTCTGGGCGGTGTACCCCTTGCCGTTGGAGCAGAAAGGCACCTGCTCGAAGACCATGTAGTCCGCTTCCGCCAGCTTTTCCGATTCCCTGGGATCCTCTCCCGACAGGAGATAGCGGTTCCCTCCAAGGTGGACGATGGACGAGATCGCGAACGTCAGGGATCCGATAGGCTGAGCTTCCCCTCCCCCTAGAGCTATGGCGTACAGGTCGGTGGTCCCCTTTTCTGGGTCTTTCCTGTCGCTGGCGAAGACGATCTCCTCGCCGTCGTTGTTCCAGCAAAAAAACTTTTCCCATCCGGATCCCGTCAAGGGGCGATTTTCCCCGGAGTCCAGGATATGGAGCCACAGTCTCGAATCGTAGCGGTTTTTCTCCAGGTCCGCCTTATGGACCGAGTAACAGATAGATCTTCCGTCGGGAGAGATGGACGGACCGGAGAGAAAGCGAAACTTCAGCAGGTCCTCAGGCGACATATTTCCCCTTTTCACGATAGGTCATCCCTTTCTTTCATCCAGTTCCAGAGAAGGGAGGCCGCAGGACGCGGCCCCCCTATCGTCTTGTAGTTTCGACTTGATTTTCCTACCCTAACCCCTATCTGTCCAGCCAGACCTCGGTCAGTTCGGTCATGTAATCTCCCAAAAATGCCAGATCTACCCCCTGGACGTCGGGGCGAGTGACAAGGCTGGTGGTCTGGTAGAAGAGGAACATCCAGACCGCGTCGTCCACTATTTGCTGCTCCGCCTTTCCGTAGAGCTCCCAACGTTTGTCGGGGTCGGTCTCTCTTCTGGCTTCCTTCAGCCAGCGGTCGACGTCGTCGTTTTTATATCGGCAGTAGTTGCCCTTGGGGCCGAAGTTGTCGGAACAGAACAGGGTGTAGAGGAAGTTGTCCGGATCGGCGTAGTCCCCGGCCCATCCGGCCCGGAAGAACTTGAAATCTCCTCGCCTAACCGCGTCGTAATGGGCTCCTACCTCGGAGGAGGACAGCCTGATCTTTATTCCCAGCTCTCCAAGTTGGGCCTGCATGGCCTCCGCTATGGAGCGGTGTCTGGGGTTGTTGTTGAAGTACAGCGTAAGCTCCAGACCTTTCTCATAACCCGCCTCCGAGAGGAGTTGTTTAGCTTTTTCCGGGTTGTACTCATAGCCCTTCAGATCGTCGTTGTATCCCGGCATCCCAGGAGGCAGCACACCTTTGGCCGGTTGGTATCTGCCGTTGAGGACCAGCTCGTTTATGCCCTCTCTGTTTACCCCGTAGTTGAGTGCCTGACGGAGTTTGAGGTTGTCCATGAACGGCTCGCCAGTCTGGCTCATGCCGTAGTAGTAGGTGTTGAGCCCCGGACGTTCCTGGAAGTAGGGGGCGAAGCCGTCCTTAAGTTCCTGATAGTACTCGTCCGGTATGTCCGGAAGGACGTCTATATTGCCCTTTTTGAACTCCAGATAGGCCACGCCGTTGTCCGGTATGACCATGAGATCGACTCCGTCCAGGTATGGCAGCTTCACTCCTATATCGTCCTTGCCCCAGTAATTCGGGTTTTTGCGGAAAGAGGCGATGCTGTCGTGTTTCCATTCCTGGAGGATGAAGGGGCCGGTCCCTACGGGATGAAACGTGAAACTCTTGCCCCATTTTTCGGCGTCCTCTCGGGGAATCACCCCGAAGGACGGATAGGTCAGTACCGCCAGAAACGGCGCGAAAGGCTCGTCCAACGTAAACCGAACGGTGTAGTCGTCCAGGACCTCCACTCCGGCCCACTCGGAGACCTTGCCATCGTTGAGCTCCTGGTAGCCCTTTATCTTGTTTGCGAAGAAAACCCTGGCGGATTTCATCTTTACCAAACGTTCGAAGGAATATTTTACGTCCTCGGCGGTCATCTCTCTGCCTCCGTTGAGAGCAGGTTCTCCCAGTACGTTATCGTGAAAAAGCACTCCCTTTCTGAGATGGAAGGTCCATACCCTGGAGTCGTCGTCAACCTCCCAGTTTTCGGCGAGGCAGGGAAGTATCTCCTTGCCGGAAGGGCTCGTCTTGACCAGTGTCTCTAGATAGAGATTGGTTCCCCTCGTGGCTGTGGTTATGTTGGATGTAACCGGGTCGAGCGAAGGTGGGTCGTTTATTATCCTCCATCTGAGGATTCCCCCGCTTTTAGGATTCGCCGATACCGTGGTAGACAGGATAGCTACGATAAGGGTGCCCAGTAATGCCAGCGCAAAGGTTCTTTTCATTTTTTCTTCCCTCCGTTTTCTCTCTGCCGAGATGATCGATCCCCATGCGTCCCCTGTGATGTCGAGTTTTTAGAATCCACAAAGGAATCCATTTTGAGGATACATTATGAGTATGCTGTCCTTTTGGTATCGGGGCAATAGTGGCGGTGTTAAAAAATAGGTGTTTCTATCGACAAATAGGAGTATAATAAACTCGTTGATCCTCATGTTACATCGTCTTCATCTCTCGAGTTTCCTCAAAAAAGACTATTTTTTTATCTTCCTGTTTGTTGAGTCCTGTTGTTAGCGGCAATTACTCTGACACCCGCGTCGTCGGGAAGGGGTTTTGTAACTTATGTTCATGGCTTTGTTTGGGGAGGTGATTAGTTTGTGCGATAAAGTTATCCGCTTTGTCGTGGGAGACCTCTGAAGGGGAGGTTCTCTCGGCATCACGGCGTCTCTTACGGTAGAGTCTTCATCACGATAGATAGGAGGTGGCCCTGGTATGTTCACTTACATAATGAGGCGAATTTTGTACACTATCCCCGTGGTCTGGGGAGTCGTTACGGCCGTTTTCATATTGATCAATGTGGTTCCCGGAGACCCGGCCATGATTATGATGGGTCAAAGAGGAGATCCCGAGACCTTGGCCAAGATCCGTCACGATCTGGGGTTGGATCTGCCCCTTCATAAACAATATATAAATTTCATCAGTCAGTTGATCAAGGGGGACCTGGGAACATCCTACAGGACCAACGAAAAGGTGGCAGATGCCATCAAGGATCGCTTAGGAGCGACGGCACGGCTCGCCATGTGGGCATTGGTGCTCGGTACGGTGATAGGTGTCGGTGCCGGGATTCTCTCGGCGGTCAAGCAATACTCGGTGTTCGATTATTCGGCCATGATAATAGCTATCGCAGGGGTGAGCGCCCCGGTCTTCTGGGTCGGGCTTCTGCTTCTTCTGATCTTCGCCTATGGTCTGGGGTGGTTGCCAGGAGCGGGATATGGCGACGGATCGTGGCGCTATCTCATACTTCCGGTGATTACCTTGGGAGTGAGACCGGGGGCTTTGACCGCCCGTCTTACCAGGTCCTGTATGCTTGAGGTCTTGAACCAGGACTACATAAGGACCGCCAAGGCCAAGGGATTGGCGGGCAATGTCGTGGTGATGAAGCATGCCCTCAAGAACGCAATGATCCCCGTGGTGACCATAGTGGGGACTCAGATAGCCTCGTTGCTTTCCGGTGCGGTCCTCACCGAGACGATATTCGCCTGGCCCGGAATAGGTCGTCTCTCGGTGGAGGCTCTCATAGCCAGAGATTTCCCCATGATAAGGGGGACGGTCATTTTTATGGCGTTGATTTTCCTCGTCGCCAACCTGATCGTCGATATCTCCTACGGCTTCTTCGATCCCAGGATCCGTTACGATTAAGGGGGGACCGAGGTTGAATAAAAAGGATAAAGCGGTCGACACCGCAAAGAACCGCAAGCACGGCAGTCTCTGGTACGAGGCATGGGTGCGTTTTCGCAGGAATAAATTGGCCATGTTGGGGCTTATCATGGTCCTCTTTCTCCTGGCCGTGGCCCTCTTCGCTCCTCAGATAGCTCCCTACGATCCCTTTAAACAGCTTATATGGACCGAGGGAAAGGCGGCCAAACTGGCCGCCCCTACAGCTAGTCATATCATGGGCACCGATCTCTACGGAAGGGATATCCTCAGCAGGGTCGTATTCGGGGCCCGCATCTCCCTACAGATAGGGGTTTTCGCCACGTTGGTGTCCCTAATGATAGGCATCCCTCTGGGGGCTCTGGCCGGTTACTTTGGAGGATGGGTCGACGATGCCATATCGTGGCTGATAAACGTGGTTTTCGCCTTTCCCTTCTTTCTCTTCGTTCTGGCTATAATCGCCGTATTCAACAATCCCAGCATGATGGTCGTCTTCGTTGCCATTGGTCTGGTTTCCTGGGTGCCGGTCGCGAGGATCACCAGGGCTCAGTTCATCTCCCTCAGGGAGAGGGAGTACGTAGAGGCGGCTAAGGCGCTCGGCATACCGACCTGGAGAATAATCTTTTCCCACATCCTTCCCAACGCTCTGGCTCCGGTCATAGTTCAGGCGACCCTGGGGTTGGGCAGCATCATAATGGTGGAGGCGGGATTGGCCTTCCTCGGTTTCGGAGCTCAGCCTCCCACTCCAAGCTGGGGGCTGATGATCTCGGTAGGGCAGAAGTACCTGGCCACCGGTCAGTGGTGGTGGGCGATCTTCCCCGGTCTGGCCATAATGTACACAGTTTTGGCCTTCAACTTCGTCGGAGACGGCCTGAGGGACGCTCTGGACGTCCGGCTTAAGAGATAGGAGGTGTCGGGCATGGCATTGTTGGAAGTCAGAAACCTTAAGACCTATTTCGATACCGATGCCGGAACGGTCAAGGCCGTGGACGGTGTCTCCTTTTCCATCGAGCCCGGCAAGACCCTGGGCATAGTCGGTGAATCGGGATGTGGAAAGTCGGTGACCTCCCTGTCCATAATGGGACTTCTCCCCAAGCCGGTTGGTCGAGTGGCCGGAGGAGAGGTCGTCATGAACGGAGTCGACCTGTTGAACCTCTCCGAGCCGGAGATGAGGAAGATCCGAGGCAACGATATCTCCATGATATTTCAGGAGCCCATGACGAGTTTAAACCCGGTGTACACCATAGGGGAGCAGATCATGGAGCCTCTGAGGCTTCATCAGAAGATGGACGATCGGCAGGCCAAAAAGAGGGCCGTCGAGATGTTGGACCTGGTCGGAATCCCTTCGCCGGATCAGAGAGTGGACGAATACCCTCACCAGCTTTCCGGAGGGATGAGGCAGAGGGCCATGATAGCCATGGCCTTGGCCTGTAACCCTGCTCTGCTGATAGCGGACGAGCCCACCACTGCTTTGGACGTGACGGTACAGGCTCAGATACTGGATCTCATGAACGACCTGAGGGAGAAACTGAACTCGGCTATAATGTTCATAACCCACGATCTGGGAGTCATAGCTCAGATGGCCCAGAGGGTGGTGGTGATGTACGCCGGTAAGGTCGTGGAGGAGGCCGATGTGATTCCCCTCTACAAGGAGCCCCTTCATCCCTATACCCAGGGGCTTCTTCGGTCCATACCGAGGATGGACAGTGACAAGGAAAGATTGGATGTCATCCCCGGGGTGGTGCCGAACCCGTTGGACTTCACGGAGGGGTGTAAGTTCCACAATCGCTGCGATCAGTGCCTAGATCGATGCAGCGTCGAGGAGCCTCCCATATACAGGCTCAAGGGCGACCGCAAGGTACGTTGTTGGCTGTACGAGGATCATCCCGACAGAGAGGGGGTCGAGGAATGAGCGTTCCCGTCGAGAGGGAGGAGTTTCTGAGGGTAGAGAGCCTTAAGAAATATTTCCCCATAAGGAAGGGTATATTCAAGAAGGTGGTCAACCACGTGAAGGCGGTGGACGGCGTTTCCTTCTCCATCCGAGAGGGAGAGACGCTGGGATTGGTAGGAGAATCGGGATGCGGAAAGTCGACCACCGGCAGGACCTTGATGCATCTTCTGGAACCGACCGATGGCTCGGTCTACTTTCAGGGTCGAGAGCTGGGGCAGATGCTCAAGGATAACCCCGGACAGGTTAGACAAAACATTCAGATAATATTCCAGGACCCTTACGGTAGCCTCAATCCCAGGATGACCGTGAGCGAGATAGTGGGAGAGGCGGTGAAACTGTACGGTATCGCCAAAGGTCGTAAGGAGCTTGACCGGTACGTCACCGACGTGATAGTCAAGGCCGGTCTTCGTCCCGAACATCGTTTCCGCTATCCTCACGAGTTCTCCGGCGGTCAGAGACAGCGAATAGGTATAGCTCGGGCCCTTGCCTTGAATCCCAAGTTCATCGTGTGCGACGAGCCGGTCTCTGCCCTGGACGTGTCCATTCAGAGCCAGGTTTTGAACGAGCTGAGGGATCTTCAGCAGGAGCTGGGCCTTACCTATCTCTTCATCACCCATGATCTGTCGGTGGTCAAGCATATCTCCGACAGGATCGCCATAATGTACCTCGGCAAGGTGGTGGAGATAACCTCCAAGGACTCGATATTCATCAATCCCCTTCATCCCTATACCAAGGCGTTGATGTCGGCGATCCCCCTTCCCGATCCCACCGTGAAGGTGGAGAGGATCCCCCTGGAGGGCGACATCCCCTCTCCTATAGACCCGCCGTCGGGATGTCGGTTTCACACCAGATGTCCTTACGCCATGGACAGATGTAGAGAGGAAGAGCCACTTTTGGTGGAGGTGGAGAAGGATCACGAAGTGGCGTGTTTCCTTCTTGAAAGGTAGAAAAAAGGCGGAGCCGAGATGTTGTTCTCGGCTCCGCCTTTTTTCTAGGCCCTGTAGACCTCTGCTCCGTCTATGAAGGTTATGGCTACCTCCGTTCTTGCGTCGAAGGGGTCGCCCTTCCATAAGACTATGTCTCCGTCCTTCCCCGGCTCCAGAGATCCCATTCTAGCCTCCAGGCCAAGATGTTCAGCCGAGGACAGGGTTACTGCCCTTAGGGCCTCTTCCCTGGACAGTCCAGCCCGGTGGGCCATGGTGGCGCAGAGCATCAGGGAATGGACCGGGGTCACTGGGTGGTCCGTTATTATGCAGAAGTGGATCGCCCTTTCGGAGAAAACCTTAAGGGTGTCCCAGGTCATGTGTCTGAGCTCTATCTTAGGACGGCAGGAGAGGGTGGGGCCTACCGCCGCCATTACTTTCTTCGACGCCAGGTAGTCCGGTATGAGGTGTCCCTCTGTGCAGTGTTCCAGGGTCAGCTCTATCCCGAATTCTTCGGCGGTCCTTACGGCCGTCGCTATGTCGTCGGCCCTGTGACAGTGCACCCTGAGGGGCATCTTTTTCTCCACTACCGGCAGCAGAGCCTCCATGCCGGGTTTTATATCGAAGGGATCCTTGTCTTCGTCTTTTTTGGCGAGCCAGTGTTCCTTGGCGGCCTTGTAGTTGAAGGCTTCCTGAAGGGTGTTCCTCATGCAGGCGGCGTTGCCCATTCTTGTGGTTGGAAGCTGGTTTTTCTCCTTGTAGACCCCTATGGGATTCTCTCCCAGGGCTGCCTTCATGCCGGACGGGGCAAGTACAGCCATCTCGTCCACCACTAGACCTCTAGTTTTTATGACGGCCCCCTGTCCTCCTATGACGTTGGCGCTTCCCGGAAGGACCTGCACTGCCGTCACTCCTCCTTTTCTAGCCTCGCCGAAGGCTTCGTCGAAGGGGTATATGGAGTCCAATATCCTCAATTGAGGGGTGCTCGGGTCGGTCATGTCGTTCTCGTCAGTCATGGAGTAGGGAGTTCCCTCAGGGCAGGTTCCTATATGGGTGTGTGCGTCTATGAGGCCCGGGGTGACCGTCATGCCCGAGGCGTCTACGATATCAGCTTCGATTGGTATGGAAAGTCCCGCTCCGACCGCTTTTATCCTGCCGTTCTCTACCAGGACGGTACCTCCCTGAATCGTTCCGGACGATATCGTTTCCACCGTTCCTCCAACTATGGCTTTCAGCATATAGTATGTCTCCTTTCAGTATTTTATCCGATATATCTTTCATAATCCCCATCACGCTGTTGGTCATGAAGTTTCTCTCTCTCGATGCCACCTCGGGGAGAAATTCCTCTATGGGCTTCAAGGCCGGGTCCGTCTTGATGAGATGGTCCACCAGGGCGTCGGGGTCTTCGTCTTCGCGAGCTAGGGAGATAGTTTCCTCCCAAAGATCCAGCTGGTCAAGGGCTTTTTTCATGAAGGTCGCTCCGTCGTCGACCGGCCCATAGTGTCCCGGACAGAACAGGTCGTGATCCAGTTTCAAGACCGATCGGAGCGATTCTCTGCCTATGTCGATGCGGAAAGGGGGAGCGGCTGCCGGTCTCAGGTAGGGAGCCTTTTTTGTTTTATCACTGTGCCACCGATTCACCATGCGATCCGCGCATACCCCTGCGACCTCCCCTGCGAAGAGTATCCTT carries:
- a CDS encoding ABC transporter ATP-binding protein produces the protein MSVPVEREEFLRVESLKKYFPIRKGIFKKVVNHVKAVDGVSFSIREGETLGLVGESGCGKSTTGRTLMHLLEPTDGSVYFQGRELGQMLKDNPGQVRQNIQIIFQDPYGSLNPRMTVSEIVGEAVKLYGIAKGRKELDRYVTDVIVKAGLRPEHRFRYPHEFSGGQRQRIGIARALALNPKFIVCDEPVSALDVSIQSQVLNELRDLQQELGLTYLFITHDLSVVKHISDRIAIMYLGKVVEITSKDSIFINPLHPYTKALMSAIPLPDPTVKVERIPLEGDIPSPIDPPSGCRFHTRCPYAMDRCREEEPLLVEVEKDHEVACFLLER
- a CDS encoding amidohydrolase — translated: METISSGTIQGGTVLVENGRIKAVGAGLSIPIEADIVDASGMTVTPGLIDAHTHIGTCPEGTPYSMTDENDMTDPSTPQLRILDSIYPFDEAFGEARKGGVTAVQVLPGSANVIGGQGAVIKTRGLVVDEMAVLAPSGMKAALGENPIGVYKEKNQLPTTRMGNAACMRNTLQEAFNYKAAKEHWLAKKDEDKDPFDIKPGMEALLPVVEKKMPLRVHCHRADDIATAVRTAEEFGIELTLEHCTEGHLIPDYLASKKVMAAVGPTLSCRPKIELRHMTWDTLKVFSERAIHFCIITDHPVTPVHSLMLCATMAHRAGLSREEALRAVTLSSAEHLGLEARMGSLEPGKDGDIVLWKGDPFDARTEVAITFIDGAEVYRA
- a CDS encoding ABC transporter ATP-binding protein, encoding MALLEVRNLKTYFDTDAGTVKAVDGVSFSIEPGKTLGIVGESGCGKSVTSLSIMGLLPKPVGRVAGGEVVMNGVDLLNLSEPEMRKIRGNDISMIFQEPMTSLNPVYTIGEQIMEPLRLHQKMDDRQAKKRAVEMLDLVGIPSPDQRVDEYPHQLSGGMRQRAMIAMALACNPALLIADEPTTALDVTVQAQILDLMNDLREKLNSAIMFITHDLGVIAQMAQRVVVMYAGKVVEEADVIPLYKEPLHPYTQGLLRSIPRMDSDKERLDVIPGVVPNPLDFTEGCKFHNRCDQCLDRCSVEEPPIYRLKGDRKVRCWLYEDHPDREGVEE
- a CDS encoding MBL fold metallo-hydrolase — protein: MKIDLVLETSDTSLYLVDLPQPIEGFEHFICSWILEDRAKETVSVVDCGPRSTIPVLDGALRSLKLRPNRLLLTHVHLDHGGGAGYLCRLYPDMTVTAHQRGHRHLVDPERLWEGSLLVLGDTATSYGKPLPVPEKSLNYALSDIFTIETPGHAHHHLSFLYSGDRRILFAGEVAGVCADRMVNRWHSDKTKKAPYLRPAAAPPFRIDIGRESLRSVLKLDHDLFCPGHYGPVDDGATFMKKALDQLDLWEETISLAREDEDPDALVDHLIKTDPALKPIEEFLPEVASRERNFMTNSVMGIMKDISDKILKGDILYAESHSWRNGGNDIVRNDSGRYRPGRERQDKSGRSGTFHTNRS
- a CDS encoding ABC transporter permease, translated to MNKKDKAVDTAKNRKHGSLWYEAWVRFRRNKLAMLGLIMVLFLLAVALFAPQIAPYDPFKQLIWTEGKAAKLAAPTASHIMGTDLYGRDILSRVVFGARISLQIGVFATLVSLMIGIPLGALAGYFGGWVDDAISWLINVVFAFPFFLFVLAIIAVFNNPSMMVVFVAIGLVSWVPVARITRAQFISLREREYVEAAKALGIPTWRIIFSHILPNALAPVIVQATLGLGSIIMVEAGLAFLGFGAQPPTPSWGLMISVGQKYLATGQWWWAIFPGLAIMYTVLAFNFVGDGLRDALDVRLKR
- a CDS encoding ABC transporter permease, whose amino-acid sequence is MFTYIMRRILYTIPVVWGVVTAVFILINVVPGDPAMIMMGQRGDPETLAKIRHDLGLDLPLHKQYINFISQLIKGDLGTSYRTNEKVADAIKDRLGATARLAMWALVLGTVIGVGAGILSAVKQYSVFDYSAMIIAIAGVSAPVFWVGLLLLLIFAYGLGWLPGAGYGDGSWRYLILPVITLGVRPGALTARLTRSCMLEVLNQDYIRTAKAKGLAGNVVVMKHALKNAMIPVVTIVGTQIASLLSGAVLTETIFAWPGIGRLSVEALIARDFPMIRGTVIFMALIFLVANLIVDISYGFFDPRIRYD